A genomic stretch from Bacteroidales bacterium includes:
- a CDS encoding phosphatase PAP2 family protein, which produces MSNIIEEISRIDTNIFLYLNSLHSPVMDTVMWWISYKLTWIPLYLLIIYFISKKLKWKALITVGFLILLITLSDQISYHFFKESIQRLRPCHNPMISDIVHLVKNHCGGKYGFVSSHASNSFALAIFTILFFKNRNYLIFILIWATVVSYSRIYLGVHYPGDVICGAVLGSLLGIIVYYLYFRFMNKYHKTLQ; this is translated from the coding sequence AAGAAATAAGTCGAATTGATACTAACATTTTTCTTTATCTGAATAGTTTGCATTCACCTGTAATGGACACTGTAATGTGGTGGATAAGTTATAAATTAACATGGATACCATTATATTTATTGATTATTTATTTTATTTCAAAAAAATTGAAATGGAAAGCATTAATAACTGTTGGATTTTTAATTCTGTTAATTACTCTTAGCGATCAAATATCTTATCATTTTTTTAAAGAAAGCATACAACGCCTACGACCTTGTCATAATCCCATGATTTCAGATATTGTACATTTAGTAAAAAATCATTGTGGCGGAAAATATGGTTTTGTATCTTCTCATGCATCAAATTCTTTTGCTTTGGCTATTTTTACGATATTGTTTTTCAAAAACAGGAATTATTTAATTTTTATATTGATATGGGCAACAGTTGTTTCATATAGCAGGATATATCTCGGAGTACATTACCCGGGTGATGTAATTTGCGGAGCAGTTCTGGGAAGTCTTTTAGGCATAATAGTTTATTATTTATATTTTAGATTCATGAATAAATACCATAAAACTTTACAATAA